CATGTCATTAGACGTGTGTTCTTAGAATACCAACGCTAGATCAAGGTATGAAGGGCGTACGGTGGATGCCTTGGCACTAGGAGCCGATGAAGGACGCGACGAACAGCGATATGCTTCGGGGAGCAGTAAGTATGCTTTGATCCGAAGATTTCCGAATGGGGGAACCCACCATCTGTAATGGGATGGGACATGTTACGTGAATACATAGCGTAGCGTGAGGCAGACCCGGGGAACTGAAACATCTAAGTACCCGGAGGAAGAGAAAGCAAATGCGATTCCCTGAGTAGCGGCGAGCGAAACGGGAACAGCCCAAACCGAAGAGCATGCTCTTCGGGGTTGTAGGACACTCTATACGGAGTCAAAAAGGAAGACAGTAGGTGAAGGACCTGGAAAGGTCGGCCGAAGAAGGTGACAGCCCTGTAGCTGAAACTGTTTTCCCTCCAGAGTGGATCCTGAGTACGGCGGGACACGTGAAACCCCGTCGGAATCCGGGAGGACCATCTCCCAAGGCTAAATACTCCCTAGTGACCGATAGTGAACCAGTACCGTGAGGGAAAGGTGAAAAGCACCCCGGAAGGGGAGTGAAATAGATCCTGAAACCGTATGCCTACAAGTAGTCAGAGCCCGTTAACGGGTGATGGCGTGCCTTTTGTAGAATGAACCGGCGAGTTACGATAACGCGCGAGGTTAAGCCGATGAGGCGGAGCCGTAGCGAAAGCGAGTCTGAACAGGGCGTTCAGTGCGTTGTCGTAGACCCGAAACCAGGTGATCTACCCATGTCCAGGATGAAGGTCAGGTAACACTGACTGGAGGTCCGAACCCACGCACGTTGAAAAGTGCGGGGATGAGGTGTGGGTAGCGGTGAAATGCCAATCGAACCTGGAGATAGCTGGTTCTCCCCGAAATAGCTTTAGGGCTAGCCTCGAGGTTGAGAGTTCTGGAGGTAGAGCACTGATTGGACTAGGGGCCCCCACAGGGTTACCGAATTCAGTTAAACTCCGAATGCCAGCAACTTATACTCGGGAGTCAGACTGCGAGTGATAAGATCCGTAGTCAAGAGGGAAACAGCCCAGACCGCCAGCTAAGGTCCCAAAGTGTATGTTAAGTGGAAAAGGATGTGGCGCTGCCTAGACAGCTAGGATGTTGGCTTAGAAGCAGCCACCATTCAAAGAGTGCGTAATAGCTCACTAGTCGAGTGGCGCCGCGCCGAAAATGTAACGGGGCTAAACATACCACCGAAGCTGCGGATTCCGTAAGGAATGGTAGGGGAGCGTTCCAAACCGCTGTGAAGCTGTACCGGAAGGAGCAGTGGAGCGTTTGGAAGTGAGAATGCCGGTGTGAGTAGCGAAAAGAGGGGTGAGAATCCCCTCCGTCGAAAGCCCAAGGTTTCCTGAGGAAGGCTCGTCCGCTCAGGGTTAGTCTGGACCTAAGCCGAGGCCGAAAGGCGTAGGCGATGGATAACAGGTTGATATTCCTGTACCGCCGATCCACCGTTTGAACAATGGGGGGACGCAGGAGGATAGTGACGCATGCGGATGGAAGTGCATGTGCAAGTTTCAAGACCGTCTGATTGGCAAATCCGTCAGGCATCAAAGTCAAGGAACGATGCGGAGTCCCGTAGGGACGTAGGTCACGATTTCACACTGCCAAGAAAAGCCTCTAGTGAGGGGGAAGGCGCCAGTACCGTAAACCGACACAGGTAGGCGAGATGAGAATTCTAAGACGCGCGGGATAACTCTCGTTAAGGAACTCGGCAAAATGGTCCCGTAACTTCGGGAGAAGGGACGCTCTACATGAGTAGAGCCGCAGTGAATAGGCCCAAACGACTGTTTAGCAAAAACACAGGTCTCTGCTAAATCGCAAGATGACGTATAGGGGCTGACGCCTGCCCGGTGCTGGAAGGTTAAGGGGATGGGTTAGCGCAAGCGAAGCTTTGAACCGAAGCCCCAGTAAACGGCGGCCGTAACTATAACGGTCCTAAGGTAGCGAAATTCCTTGTCGGGTAAGTTCCGACCCGCACGAAAGGCGTAACGATTTGGGCACTGTCTCAACGAGAGACCCGGTGAAATCATAGTACCTGTGAAGATGCAGGTTACCCGCGACAGGACGGAAAGACCCCATGGAGCTTTACTACAGCCTGATATTGAGGCTTTGTGCATGATGTACAGGATAGGCGGGAGACGTCGAGCCCGGAGCGCCAGCTTCGGAGGAGTCACCCTTGGGATACCGCCCTTCATGCATAGAGTCTCTAACTCGCAGCCGTAATCCGGCTGGAGGACCGTGTCAGGCGGGTAGTTTGACTGGGGCGGTCGCCTCCTAAACAGTAACGGAGGCGCCCAAAGGTTCCCTCAGAATGGTTGGAAATCATTCGTAGAGCGCAAAGGCAGAAGGGAGCTTGACTGCGAGACCTACAAGTCGAGCAGGGACGAAAGTCGGGCTTAGTGATCCGGTGGTTCCGCATGGAAGGGCCATCGCTCAACGGATAAAAGCTACCCTGGGGATAACAGGCTGATCTCCCCCAAGAGTCCACATCGACGGGGAGGTTTGGCACCTCGATGTCGGCTCATCGCATCCTGGGGCTGGAGTAGGTCCCAAGGGTTGGGCTGTTCGCCCATTAAAGCGGTACGCGAGCTGGGTTCAGAACGTCGTGAGACAGTTCGGTCCCTATCCGTCGTGGGCGCAGGAAATTTGAGGAGAGCTGTCCTTAGTACGAGAGGACCGGGATGGACGCACCGCTGGTGTACCAGTTGTTCCGCCAGGAGCATCGCTGGGTAGCTACGTGCGGACGGGATAAATGCTGAAAGCATCTAAGCATGAAGCCCCCTCCAAGATGAGATTTCCCTTTGAGTAATCAAGAAAGACCCCTCAGAGACGATGAGGTAGATAGGTCACGGGTGGAAGCATGGCGACATGTGGAGCTGAGTGATACTAATCGGTCGAGGCCTTGTTCTAGCAGATGCTTGTTGATGACTTCAGTTTTGAGGGCGCGAGCCCGATCGTCTGGTGACGATAGCCAAGTGGTCACACCCGTTCCCATGCCGAACACGGAAGTTAAGCACTTGAACGCCGAAAGTAGTTGGGGGCTTCCCCCTGTGAGGATAGGACGTTGCCAGGCACTTGACCGATCTGCAGATTGCAGGTCGGTCTTTTTGTGTTATGTGAAACTTCAGACTGTTCTGATTATTGGTCATGTCATTGACATGACATCCTCTGCTTGTTACCATAACATCAATATTCTTTTATAAAAGAGAAAGCGAGTGGATAACATGTGGGAGAACAAATTTGCTAAAGAGGGTTTGACGTTTGATGACGTCTTACTCGTACCCCGTCGTTCGAGTGTCTTACCGCGCGACGTTGATTTATCTGTCACGCTATGCGAAGGGATTACACTTAATATCCCGTTGATCAGTGCTGGTATGGATACCGTTACAGAAGCTCCAATGGCAATTGCTATGGCGCGCCAAGGTGGTCTTGGTGTCATTCATAAGAACATGTCAATGGAAGAACAAGCAGAACATGTCGATCGCGTCAAACGTTCTGAAAATGGTGTCATCACGAACCCGTTCTATTTGACGCCTGAACGTCAAGTCTACGATGCAGAGTACTTGATGAGTAAGTATCGCATCTCGGGTGTTCCGATTGTTAATAATGAAACAGAGCGCAAACTAGTAGGGATTTTGACAAACCGTGATCTCCGTTTCGTCAAGGACTACTCGACTGTCATTGAAACGGTGATGACGACAGAAGAACTCGTGACAGCAAAAGTTGGTACGTCCCTCGTTGAAGCAGAACAGATTCTCCACAAGCATCGTATCGAAAAGTTACCACTCGTTGATGAGAACGGTGTACTAAAAGGATTGATCACAACAAAAGATATCGAAAAAGTCGAACAGTATCCACATGCTGCGAAAGACCAGTTCGGTCGTTTACTCGTTGCAGCAGCTGTCGGTGTGACAAAAGACGCTTCGACACGTGCGAAGTTCCTAGTTGATGCAGGTGTTGATGCACTCGTCGTCGATACAGCTCACGGTCATTCAGAAGGTGTACTCGTCAAAGTACGTGAATTACGTGAAGAATATCCAAACTTACCAATCATTGCGGGTAACGTTGCAACAGCAGAAGCAACACGTGATTTGATTGAAGCAGGTGCATCAGTCATCAAGGTCGGTATCGGACCAGGTTCAATCTGTACGACACGTGTTGTCGCAGGCGTCGGTGTACCACAGATTACAGCTGTCTTCGATTGCGCGACAGAAGCACGTAAACACGGTGTCTCGATCATCGCTGACGGTGGTATCAAGTACTCTGGCGATATCGTGAAAGCACTTGCTGCCGGTGGACATGCTGTCATGCTCGGAAGTTTACTTGCGGGTGTAGAAGAGAGTCCAGGTGAGATGGAAATCTATCAAGGACGTCAATTCAAGACTTACCGCGGTATGGGGTCTGAAGCATCGATGAAACGTGGTAGCCAAGATCGTTACTTCCAAGAAGCAGACAAGAAGTTCGTTCCAGAAGGAATCGAAGGACGTGTCGCTTACCGTGGTAAACTCGGTGACTCGGTCTATCAACTCGTTGGCGGAATTCGTTCAGGTATGGGATACTGTGGTTCTGCAACGTTAGAAGAGTTGCGTGAAGAAACACAATTCATTCGTATGACAGGTGCTGGACTGCAAGAAAGCCACCCACACGACATTCAAATTACAAAAGAAGCATCTAACTATACACGCCAATAACCAAAAGCCTCGTCTTTCTTTAGTAGAAAGGCGAGGCTTTTTCATGATGATTTACGTAAGTCCCATGCATCCATCAACAATCGTAATCCTTCCGTCAACTCTTGCTCCGAGAGACTCGCAAATCCAAGGACGATTTGAGGTGTATCGGAGAGAAGAGGGAGTTGCGCATATTGAGAGAGACCGTAAACTTGAATCCCTTGTTGTTGTGCCCGCTGTACGAGCTCTTGCTCCGTCATTCCGTTCGCGACGGATACGACGACGTGGAGTCCGGCACTTTCCCCTGTCAATCGTAAGGCCGGAATCCGACGAAGCGATTGGATGAGGAGATCTAGTTTTCGTCGATAGACTTTACGCATTCGATTGAGATGTCGTTCAAAGTCTCCTTCTTTCATGAAATGCGTCAAAATCGTTTGATCAAAGCGTGAGACACTACATGTATAATGCGATAATTCTGTTTGATACCGTACGCGTAAGACTTCCGGTAAGACCATATAACCGATCCGTAGCGAAGGCATGAGGGATTTTGAGAATGTACTCATGTAAATGACACGGTTACTGTCCATGTTATGCAGAGACGGAATCGATTTACCGCTGTAGCGGAATTCACTATCATAATCGTCCTCGATGATAAACCGGGTCGGATCCATCGCTGCCCAGTTCAACAACTGATGTCGCCGGTTGACGGATAAGATGCTGCCGGAGGGGAATTGATGCGCCGGTGTGACGTACATGATGTCAACGTTTGATTCCTGCAATTGATCGATCCGTAAGCCATTTGCATCGACACGAATCGGTTCAATCCTCCGCTCGTGATTTTCGAGTAAGAGACGTGTCGTATGATAACCAGGATCCTCGATGCCGTATGTGACGTTTCGCCCTAATAAGAAGAGGACAAGCGGCAAGAGTTGCTCAACACCTGAACCGACGACGATCTGTTCTGGGGAGCAGACGACACCACGCGAATGATAGAGATAGGTCGCAATCTCTTCCCGTAACGCTAGATCTCCTTGTGGATGACCAAGCGAGACGAGTGGATGATGGTCGGCATCGATGATATCTTTGGCATATTTTCGCCAGCGTGCGAACGGGAAAGAGACCCCTTCAATCTTGCTCGGATGAAAGTCATACGTGATGACTGGTTTTACCGTAGTCGCGCGCGGCTGGATGACGGGTGACGTTTTGACGTAGGCAAGTTCTTCGTAGGCAAGCACGAAGTATCCTTTACGTGAGATGGATTCGACATATCCTTCTGCGACGAGTTGTTGATAGGCAAGCTCAATCGTCGTTTGACTTAAGTTCAAAAATTGACCGAGCTTTCGTTTAGACGGTAATTTCGTTCCGTATGCTAAACGACCGGCAATGATTTCATTTCGGATTTGTTGATAAAGCTGTTCATAAAGTGGCTTCTCCTGATCCCGTGTGAGTTGAAATGATAACATATCCATCTCGTATGACTCCTTTATAGTTAACTGACCTGTTTAAATCATCATAAACTGACACTTTTAAAAGTGTCAACGTTCCGTATACTAAAGGGGTGAAAGTCAACCAAGGGGGAATGGATATGGAACGTCAACAAGGAACGGATCGTGTCAAACGTGGAATGGCTGAAATGCAAAAGGGTGGCGTCATCATGGATGTCGTCAATGCGGAACAAGCGAAGATTGCGGAAGCAGCAGGAGCAGTTGCGGTCATGGCACTTGAGCGTGTCCCGTCGGATATTCGTCGTGACGGGGGCGTCGCCCGGATGGCAGATCCGTTGATTACAGAAGAAGTGTTCGGAGCCGTTTCGATCCCGGTCATGGCGAAATGCCGGATTGGTCATATTGTCGAAGCGCGTGTCCTTGAATCAATGGGGGTCGATTTCATCGATGAGAGTGAGGTCCTGACACCAGCAGATGAACAATATCATTTACTGAAGTCAGAATTTACCGTCCCGTTCGTCTGTGGCGCACGAGATCTTGGGGAAGCTGCACGCCGTATTGCCGAAGGAGCAGCAATGATTCGGACGAAGGGTGAGCCAGGCACCGGAAACGTCGTTGAGGCGGTCCGTCATATGCGACAAATTCAAGCGCAATTGAAGCAGATTTTACATGTCAGTCCTGATGAATTGATGACATTTGCAAAAGAATGGGGCGCTCCGTACGAAGTATTGCGTGATATTCGGACGCAAGGACGTTTACCGGTCGTTAATTTTGCAGCAGGCGGGGTCGCAACACCAGCAGATGCTGCACTCATGATGCATCTTGGGGCAGACGGTGTCTTCGTCGGATCGGGAATCTTTAAGTCAGAGCATCCGGAACGCGTCGCTCGTGCGATCGTCGAAGCCGTCACCTATAAAGATGATTTTGAACGGATTGCGTCTTTATCCAAAGGACTTGGAACAGCGATGAAAGGCATCGATGTCACGTCGATGCCGTTTGAGGAACGGATGGCGACACGCGGATGGTAATCGGTATTCTTGATGTTCAAGGTGCTGTCCGCGAACATCAACAGCATCTTGAAGGTCTTGGTGTAGAGGTCGTTCTCGTTAAACAAGCGAGTGATCTGGATGGACTCGATGGACTCGTCTTACCAGGAGGCGAATCGACAGCGATGCGTCGATTGATCGAACGCTATGAGTTACTTGAACCGCTTCGAGAACGAGCGACATCGTTACCGATGTTTGGGACATGCGCCGGAATGATTTTACTCGCAACCGTCGTTGAAGCAGGCCAAAGTCATCTTCATGCGATTCCGATGACGGTCCGTCGGAATGCTTTCGGTCGGCAAATCGACTCGTTTGAAGGACTATTGCCAGTTGAGGGGATTGAAGAGCCGATTGAGGCAGTCTTCATTCGGGCACCTTTGATTCTATCTGTCGGCGAAGGAACACGAGTGATTGCGAAAGTCGAAGAACAGATTGTCGCCGTCGAGACATCGCTTCACCTGGCGTGTTCGTTTCATCCTGAATTAACAGAGGACGATCGACTGCATCGTTATTTTTTACAAAAGATTAAACAGCGTCAATCCGTCCGTTCGTAAAGCGTGGAAGCATCTGACAGGTTCTACTGTCGGGTGCTTCTTTTGTGCTACACTATTCGTAAAACGAATGATTAAGTGAAGGAGAGACATGATGAAACGAATCTTGCTACTCTGTTTAAGTGTCCTGCTGGTCGTAGGTTTTCCTACAACTGGACAAGCGGCACCGTCGATTCAAGCAGAGTCTTACATAATGACCGATGCGGTCACAGGAAAAATCCTCCTTCAATCGGAAGCGGATGTTTCTCTACCACCGGCTTCGATGACAAAGCTGATGACGCTTTATCTCGTCCGACGACAGATTGAGTTAAAAAAGCTGACGTGGGATCAAAAAATCAAACCGAGTGCTAAAGTGTTAAAGCTTGCGAATACGTCCGGCGTTGCTCGTGTTCCTGTCAAAGAAAAAACGTATACAGTTCGTGAGATGTACGACGCGGCATTCATTAAATCAGCCAATGATGCAGCTGTCATGTTAGCCGAGACGGTATCTGGTTCAGAGGCGACATTCGTTGAAAAAATGAATGAGACAGCGAAACAGTTCGGTATGAACGATACGGAGTATGCGAATGCATCGGGACTTGATGCTGTTGATGCGACGCTTCCGGGAACAAATCTGATGACAGCAACGGATATCGCCTTACTCGTCATTCGTTACATTAAGGATTATCCAGATGTCCTCGATGTGACGAGCAAAACGCAGATGAAGCTCGATGGCGAGGTCTTGAATAACTCGAATAAGATGCTCGCGAAGGAAAAATTCGCATATGACGGCATGCGGGGGATGAAGACAGGAACGACCGATTTAGCGGGGTACTGCTTCGCGAGTGTGACGACGCGGGATAATATGACACTTGTGACGGTCGTGATGCGAACGGATTCCGATCAAGCCCGTTTTCAGGAAACAAAAAAGCTACTCGATTATGGCTTTGCGACGTTTGAGCCATTGACGTATTACGGAAAAGGCGAACGGATTAAAGACGTCCTTCCGATTAAAGGTGCAACCGTCCGAAAACTAGATGTCGTCACCGATGGCTCGTTGTACGTCACGGTACCGAAGCAAACGACGACACGTGAACCACGTTTCGAATTTTCAAAAGCGACGGCACCTGTCACAAAACAAGACGTCGTCGGAACGGTGCAAGTCGCGGATGACGGTGTCTATCTACCAGGCTTTGAGACACCACGCGTGAATTTGTATAGTGCGACTGCCGTTCCACTTGCGAGTGTTCCAACGCGCCTCGTGCGTGCTTGGACGGCTTGGTCGAAGCAAATTGAACAAGCGATTCAACAATCGGCTCTTGTCAACTTCCAAGGCGATGGTGTAAAGTAAGACTAATCTCATAAAGATGCTATGAACGGACCAAGTAGATGTATCGATACTGTTAAGAGAGCTAGTGGGTGGTGTGAACTAGTCAGATCGATGGATTGAATCGAGCCGGATCGCACACCTTGCGAACAAGGTGCGGGTACGCCCGTTATCGCGTCTTAAGTTGGCTAGATGTGTCTAGCAATGAGGGTGGCAACGCGGATCCAGGTGATTCGTCCCTTTTCGGTAGAAATACCGGAAAGAGACGAGTCGCCTTTTTTTATGACATAAAGGAGGAATTACAGATGATTGATATTAAACGATTACGCCAAGATTTTGACGCCATTCAAGAAAAATTAGCGCACCGAGGAGAGGACTTAACGGATATGAACCGTTTCCTCGCGCTCGATGAGAAGCGTCGAGAACTGATTGCGCGGACAGAAGTTTTGAAAGCAGAACGAAATGAAGCGACGAAAAAGATCGCTGAACTCAAACGCAATAAGGAAAATGCGGACGAAGCGATCGCTGCGATGCGTAGTGTCGGAGACGAGATCAAGACGCTTGACGATGAGTTACGTGATGTTGAAGCGACATTGAACCAGCTTCTTCTTGGTATCCCGAACATTCCACATGACAGCGTACCGGTCGGTTCTTCTGAAGACGATAACGTCGTCTTACGTGAAGTCGGTGACAAACCAGCGTTTGACTTCGAAGCGGTCCCGCACTGGGATTTGATGGAGCAATTGAAGATCGTCGACGTCGAGCGT
This window of the Exiguobacterium acetylicum genome carries:
- the guaB gene encoding IMP dehydrogenase; its protein translation is MWENKFAKEGLTFDDVLLVPRRSSVLPRDVDLSVTLCEGITLNIPLISAGMDTVTEAPMAIAMARQGGLGVIHKNMSMEEQAEHVDRVKRSENGVITNPFYLTPERQVYDAEYLMSKYRISGVPIVNNETERKLVGILTNRDLRFVKDYSTVIETVMTTEELVTAKVGTSLVEAEQILHKHRIEKLPLVDENGVLKGLITTKDIEKVEQYPHAAKDQFGRLLVAAAVGVTKDASTRAKFLVDAGVDALVVDTAHGHSEGVLVKVRELREEYPNLPIIAGNVATAEATRDLIEAGASVIKVGIGPGSICTTRVVAGVGVPQITAVFDCATEARKHGVSIIADGGIKYSGDIVKALAAGGHAVMLGSLLAGVEESPGEMEIYQGRQFKTYRGMGSEASMKRGSQDRYFQEADKKFVPEGIEGRVAYRGKLGDSVYQLVGGIRSGMGYCGSATLEELREETQFIRMTGAGLQESHPHDIQITKEASNYTRQ
- a CDS encoding PLP-dependent aminotransferase family protein: MDMLSFQLTRDQEKPLYEQLYQQIRNEIIAGRLAYGTKLPSKRKLGQFLNLSQTTIELAYQQLVAEGYVESISRKGYFVLAYEELAYVKTSPVIQPRATTVKPVITYDFHPSKIEGVSFPFARWRKYAKDIIDADHHPLVSLGHPQGDLALREEIATYLYHSRGVVCSPEQIVVGSGVEQLLPLVLFLLGRNVTYGIEDPGYHTTRLLLENHERRIEPIRVDANGLRIDQLQESNVDIMYVTPAHQFPSGSILSVNRRHQLLNWAAMDPTRFIIEDDYDSEFRYSGKSIPSLHNMDSNRVIYMSTFSKSLMPSLRIGYMVLPEVLRVRYQTELSHYTCSVSRFDQTILTHFMKEGDFERHLNRMRKVYRRKLDLLIQSLRRIPALRLTGESAGLHVVVSVANGMTEQELVQRAQQQGIQVYGLSQYAQLPLLSDTPQIVLGFASLSEQELTEGLRLLMDAWDLRKSS
- the pdxS gene encoding pyridoxal 5'-phosphate synthase lyase subunit PdxS, which encodes MERQQGTDRVKRGMAEMQKGGVIMDVVNAEQAKIAEAAGAVAVMALERVPSDIRRDGGVARMADPLITEEVFGAVSIPVMAKCRIGHIVEARVLESMGVDFIDESEVLTPADEQYHLLKSEFTVPFVCGARDLGEAARRIAEGAAMIRTKGEPGTGNVVEAVRHMRQIQAQLKQILHVSPDELMTFAKEWGAPYEVLRDIRTQGRLPVVNFAAGGVATPADAALMMHLGADGVFVGSGIFKSEHPERVARAIVEAVTYKDDFERIASLSKGLGTAMKGIDVTSMPFEERMATRGW
- the pdxT gene encoding pyridoxal 5'-phosphate synthase glutaminase subunit PdxT codes for the protein MVIGILDVQGAVREHQQHLEGLGVEVVLVKQASDLDGLDGLVLPGGESTAMRRLIERYELLEPLRERATSLPMFGTCAGMILLATVVEAGQSHLHAIPMTVRRNAFGRQIDSFEGLLPVEGIEEPIEAVFIRAPLILSVGEGTRVIAKVEEQIVAVETSLHLACSFHPELTEDDRLHRYFLQKIKQRQSVRS
- a CDS encoding D-alanyl-D-alanine carboxypeptidase family protein, producing the protein MKRILLLCLSVLLVVGFPTTGQAAPSIQAESYIMTDAVTGKILLQSEADVSLPPASMTKLMTLYLVRRQIELKKLTWDQKIKPSAKVLKLANTSGVARVPVKEKTYTVREMYDAAFIKSANDAAVMLAETVSGSEATFVEKMNETAKQFGMNDTEYANASGLDAVDATLPGTNLMTATDIALLVIRYIKDYPDVLDVTSKTQMKLDGEVLNNSNKMLAKEKFAYDGMRGMKTGTTDLAGYCFASVTTRDNMTLVTVVMRTDSDQARFQETKKLLDYGFATFEPLTYYGKGERIKDVLPIKGATVRKLDVVTDGSLYVTVPKQTTTREPRFEFSKATAPVTKQDVVGTVQVADDGVYLPGFETPRVNLYSATAVPLASVPTRLVRAWTAWSKQIEQAIQQSALVNFQGDGVK